The Ovis aries strain OAR_USU_Benz2616 breed Rambouillet chromosome 11, ARS-UI_Ramb_v3.0, whole genome shotgun sequence genome window below encodes:
- the PRPSAP2 gene encoding phosphoribosyl pyrophosphate synthase-associated protein 2 isoform X1, with protein MFCVAPPESEAKMNITKGGLVLFSANSNSSCMELSKKIAERLGVEMGKVQVYQEPDRETRVQIQESVRGKDVFIIQTVSKDVNTTIMELLIMVYACKTSCAKSIIGVVPYFPYSKQCKMRKRGSIVSKLLASMMCKAGLTHLITMDLHQKEIQGFFNIPVDNLRASPFLLQYIQEEIPDYRNAVIVAKSPASAKRAQSFAERLRLGIAVIHGEAQDAESDLVDGRHSPPMVRSAAAIHPSLEIPMLIPKEKPPITVVGDVGGRIAIIVDDIIDDVDSFLAAAETLKERGAYKIFVMATHGLLSSDAPRLIEESAIDEVVVTNTIPHEIQKLQCPKIKTVDISMTLSEAIRRIHNGESMSYLFRNIGLDD; from the exons ATGTTTTGTGTGGCGCCACCTGAATCAGAAGCCAAGATGAACATAACCAAAGGGGGTCTAGTGTTGTTTTCAGCAAATTCGAATTCATCGTGTATGGAGCTTTCAAAGAAAATCGCTGA gcGGCTAGGGGTGGAGATGGGCAAAGTGCAGGTGTATCAGGAGCCTGACCGAG AAACAAGAGTACAAATTCAAGAATCTGTGAGGGGAAAAGATGTTTTCATCATTCAGACTGTTTCAAA GGATGTGAATACCACCATCATGGAGCTCCTGATCATGGTGTATGCCTGTAAGACCTCCTGCGCCAAGAGCATCATCGGTGTGGTCCCCTACTTCCCCTACAGCAAGCAGTGCAAGATGAGGAAGAGGGGCTCCATCGTTTCCAAGCTGCTGGCCTCCATGATGTGCAAAGCCG GTCTGACTCATCTCATTACTATGGATTTACACCAGAAGGAAATCCAGGGCTTCTTCAATATACCTGTTGACAACTTGAGAGCATCTCCCTTCCTCTTACAGTACATTCAGGAGGAG ATCCCAGACTACAGGAACGCCGTCATCGTGGCCAAGTCTCCGGCCTCAGCCAAGAG GGCCCAGTCTTTCGCCGAGCGCCTGCGTTTGGGCATTGCGGTGATTCATGGAGAAGCACAGGACGCTGAGTCCGACCTGGTGGACGGGCGGCACTCCCCGCCTATGGTCAGGAGCGCAGCCGCCATCCACCCCAGCCTGGAGATCCCCA TGCTGATTCCTAAAGAAAAGCCCCCGATCACAGTTGTTGGTGACGTGGGAGGCAGGATCGCCATCATTGTG GATGACATCATCGACGATGTAGACAGCTTCCTGGCCGCTGCAGAGACCCTAAAGGAGAGGGGTGCATATAAGATCTTCGTGATGGCGACCCACGGCCTGCTGTCCTCCGACGCCCCCCGGCTGATCGAGGAGTCTGCCATCGATGAG GTGGTGGTTACCAATACCATTCCACATGAAATCCAGAAGCTCCAGTGCCCCAAAATCAAAACTGTGGATATCAGCATGACCCTCTCAGAAGCCATCCGTCGGATTCACAATGGGGAGTCTATGTCCTACCTTTTCAGAAACATAGGTTTAGATGACTGA
- the PRPSAP2 gene encoding phosphoribosyl pyrophosphate synthase-associated protein 2 isoform X2, which produces MFCVAPPESEAKMNITKGGLVLFSANSNSSCMELSKKIAERLGVEMGKVQVYQEPDRETRVQIQESVRGKDVFIIQTVSKDVNTTIMELLIMVYACKTSCAKSIIGVVPYFPYSKQCKMRKRGSIVSKLLASMMCKAGLTHLITMDLHQKEIQGFFNIPVDNLRASPFLLQYIQEEIPDYRNAVIVAKSPASAKRAQSFAERLRLGIAVIHGEAQDAESDLVDGRHSPPMVRSAAAIHPSLEIPMLIPKEKPPITVVGDVGGRIAIIVDDIIDDVDSFLAAAETLKERGAYKIFVMATHGLLSSDAPRLIEESAIDEVFRWRCFHFSWVST; this is translated from the exons ATGTTTTGTGTGGCGCCACCTGAATCAGAAGCCAAGATGAACATAACCAAAGGGGGTCTAGTGTTGTTTTCAGCAAATTCGAATTCATCGTGTATGGAGCTTTCAAAGAAAATCGCTGA gcGGCTAGGGGTGGAGATGGGCAAAGTGCAGGTGTATCAGGAGCCTGACCGAG AAACAAGAGTACAAATTCAAGAATCTGTGAGGGGAAAAGATGTTTTCATCATTCAGACTGTTTCAAA GGATGTGAATACCACCATCATGGAGCTCCTGATCATGGTGTATGCCTGTAAGACCTCCTGCGCCAAGAGCATCATCGGTGTGGTCCCCTACTTCCCCTACAGCAAGCAGTGCAAGATGAGGAAGAGGGGCTCCATCGTTTCCAAGCTGCTGGCCTCCATGATGTGCAAAGCCG GTCTGACTCATCTCATTACTATGGATTTACACCAGAAGGAAATCCAGGGCTTCTTCAATATACCTGTTGACAACTTGAGAGCATCTCCCTTCCTCTTACAGTACATTCAGGAGGAG ATCCCAGACTACAGGAACGCCGTCATCGTGGCCAAGTCTCCGGCCTCAGCCAAGAG GGCCCAGTCTTTCGCCGAGCGCCTGCGTTTGGGCATTGCGGTGATTCATGGAGAAGCACAGGACGCTGAGTCCGACCTGGTGGACGGGCGGCACTCCCCGCCTATGGTCAGGAGCGCAGCCGCCATCCACCCCAGCCTGGAGATCCCCA TGCTGATTCCTAAAGAAAAGCCCCCGATCACAGTTGTTGGTGACGTGGGAGGCAGGATCGCCATCATTGTG GATGACATCATCGACGATGTAGACAGCTTCCTGGCCGCTGCAGAGACCCTAAAGGAGAGGGGTGCATATAAGATCTTCGTGATGGCGACCCACGGCCTGCTGTCCTCCGACGCCCCCCGGCTGATCGAGGAGTCTGCCATCGATGAG GTTTTCCGATggagatgttttcatttctcttgggtgtctACCTAA